The nucleotide window TGGATGCGGCCACGATTTATCAGCGGTTCGTGGCGCGCGCCGGCGGCCGTTCTGATCCACGGGTTGATTCAGAGTTGTCTGTCGCCCGAGCTCCTCGACACCGTCGCCGCACCCCATTTACCCCCCTCGCCCCCCCCCGCCAGCTCGCCTTTTCGCACCTCGCCGAACTCCTACTGCCCGTCGTGTTCGAATCCAAAACGTCCGTCCGACACTCCTACCGGGATGCCACCCACCTCCACGCCATAGCTACACTCAAGTGCATCTACGAGCGATTCGGCAGTACCCAACGACCGCCGTGGCCGCCCTCATCGAGGCCGTCGCCGGGCGGGCCGCCCCGCTGCTCGACCCACACGCCCCCGGAACCACCCGGTTCCTGACCCTCGACGGGAACCACTTGGCCGCGACCCAGAACCGGCTCGCCGACCTGTCCGGGTTGCCCGCGGCCTTGCCCGGTCAAGCCCTGGTCCTGCGGGACCAAGCGACCGGCGTGTTCCTTCAGGTTCTGTTGCACGAGGACGGCCACGCCAACGAGCGGTCGCTGCCCCCCAGTTCCGGGGCTGGTGTGGGGCCGGTGATGTGGTCATCGCCGATAGCGGGTTTTGCACCGAGGCGTTCCTGATCGGCATGCGGCGGAGCGGGGCCGGGGTTGTGGTCCGCCACCACGGCGGGGTCGGGTTGACCCGGTTGGGGGAGCGCCAGGACTGCGGGCACACCGGGACCGGGCGCGTGTACCAGACGCGGGTGCGACACGCAGAGACCGCATGGGAGTTCCGGTTGGTGGAAGTGGAGTTGGACCGACCGACGCACGAGGGGCACGGCACCATCGGGGTCCTTACGGACGTGGCGGAGGACGCCCTGTCGGCGGTGCAAGTGGCAGCCACACCCGGCGGACCATCGAGAGCGCGTCCCAAGAGCTGGCGGAGGGCTTGCGCGGCGAGGTGGAGACGCTGGCGTACCCGAAGACGGCGCTGTTCGGCTTAGCAGTGTCGGTCTACAACCTGTTGCAAGTGGTGCGGCACGCGGCGCAACGGGCCGGGGCCGCGCCGAACGGGGCCGAAGTGTCGCCCGTATTGCTGGCCCAAGAGGTGGGTTCGTACGGGGTTGGTCTGGGGCCGCTCGAGAGGGGAACCCGGAGGTGCCCACCGCCGCGTGGGACACGGGCCGGTTACGGGTGTGGGTGGACGGATTAGCACTACTCCGTTACCTCGCCATAACTACTTATTTTACAACGATTTATGTAAAAAATATCGCCTTAAAATCTTGTAGGATCTGGACTTGAGGCAAATGGAATGCTCACCGCCCCACCGGGATGTTTGCTGTTCTCGTGAACGGACTCGCCAGAATCGCTGAGATTTGAGCCCATTGCGGGTGCACAAACCTGTAGGTGCAGATCACCACAAACCGCTCTACTGTAATTGGTTGTGGCGAAGTAACGGAGTAGTGTTATACGGTCGTGGCTCGTCAACAAAAGCGACACCCATTGCGAATTCACGTATCAGGCCCGCAACTCGGCTTGCGCCTTCTGAGCGGCGGCGACGATCTGCGCCTCCCAGTCGCGATCATCGGGCTGGAATGGGAACGTCACCCCGCGCGAACTGTTCACGATCGCGCCCAGCCCGTCGGGGCGGTACGCGGCCTTAACGTCCGCCGCGGTGCCGCCCTGCGCGCCATACCCCGGCACCAGTAGCCACACGTCGGGCATCGCCGCGCGCAACTCGACCAGTTCCCGTGGGTGGGTGGCGCCGACAACCGCCCCGACATCGCCCAGCCCGCTCTCACCGCGGGTGGGGGCGTTCCAGCGGGCCACTTCCTCCGCGACGTGGCGGTACACCGGCTTCCCGTTGCACACGAGGTCCTGGAACAGCCCCGCGCCCGGGTTGCTGGTGCGCACCAGCACGAACACCCCGCGGTCCCCCTTCTTCGCGGCGGTGAGGAACGGCTCCACCGCGTCGCGACCGAGGTACGGGTTGATCGTCAGCGCGTCGGCGTCCCACACCGGCAGCGTGCTGCCGTCGATGGCGCAGCCCGTGAACGCGGCGTCCGCGTAGGCGGTCGCGGTGGAGGCGATGTCCCCGCGCTTCGCGTCGAGGATGGTCACCAGGTTCATCCGCCGCGCCCGCGCGAGCAGGGTTTGGAGAGCGACCATACCGGGCGGCCCGAACAGCTCAAAGAACGCGGCCTGCGGCTTCACGATCCCGCAGTACGGCACGACCAGTTCGAGCACGCGCTGCCCGAACTCGGCGAACGCCCACGCCGCGCTCTGGTAGTCCGCCCCGAGCACGACGCGGTGGCGCTCGCGGATGGCCCGCGGTAGCGCCTCCCAGCGCGGGTCGATGCCCACGCACAGCGGCCCCTTAGCGCGAACCGCGGCGGCGAGACGGTCAGAGAACGAGGGCATAGTTCTGCTCCACTACGTGCCGGAAGCGTGAGCGCAGGCGCGTGTGCGTGTGACCGAAAGAAGACCGCTACTCCCGCCGCGCGGACGTGTGCTGTCGCGCACGCATCCGGCTTATCGGGCCGCGACTCACGCCGTCGCGGCCAAAAAGTTGCGCACCGCCGCGTTGAACGCGTCCGGGTTCTCCACGTTCGACAGGTGCCCGGCCCCCGGGATGTGGATCAGGGTGCTCCCGCGGATCTGGGCCGCCAGGTTGGCCGACGACAGCGGCGGCGTCACCCCGTCGTGCTCGCCCACCAGCACCAGCGTCGGAACCGTGACGCCCTTCAGCCCGGGGTTCGCGTCGGGGCGGTCGCGGAGCGCGACGAGCGCGGCGATCACGCTTTCCGCCGGCTGCTTCGCGGCAACGCCCTTCAGCCGCTCAACGACCTCGGGCTTGTTGTCCCGCGTCGAATCGCTCAGCACCTTCGCCGCCATGCCCTCGAACAGGGCCGCGCTGCCCTTCTCGCGGGTCAGCTCGATGGACTTGGTGCGGTTCTCCCGGGCGCTACTGTCGTCCACCCCGGCGCGGGTGTCGGCCAGGATCAGCCCGGCGAGTTTGTCCGCGTGCCGGCGGGCGAACGCGAGCGCCACGTACCCGCCCATCGACAGCCCGCCGACCACCGCCTTCCCGATCCCGAGCGCGCCGAGGAACTCCGCCACGAGGTCGGCGGCGCTGTCGACCGTGAACGCGCCCGGCGACGATTCGCCGAACCCGGGGAAGTCCGGGGCGATCACCCGGGCGTGCGCGGCGAGCGCGGCGAGTTGCGGCTGCCACATGGACCGGTCGAGCGGGAACGCGTGCAGCAGCACGAGGGGCGGCGCGCTGCCGCCGCCGGTGTCGTCGTAACCGATCGTCGGGCCGCTGGGCAGCGTGCAAACAGGCATGTGAACGGACTCCGGGGCGACCTACTTGCGGCGCTTCCGCGGGCGCGGGGGGCGGCCGGGAGTGGGGAGAGCGTCGCCCCCGTCATCTTCCGTTTTCGGCCGCGCGTCGGCCAGTCTCAGGTCCAGCATCCGCCGCGGCAAATCGACCCGGGCGACGACCACCCGGACGCGGTCCCCCAACCGGAACCGCCGTTGCGTCCGCCGCCCCTCTAACGAGTGCGCGCTTTCGTCGAACCAGTAGTAATCGTCCACCAGCGATGAGATGTGCACCAGCCCTTCGGCCGGGAACCGCTCCGCCTGCGCGAAGAAGCCGTAGTCCGCGACGCCCGTGATGACCGCGTCGAGCTGCTCGCCGAGTCTGCCGCTCAG belongs to Gemmata obscuriglobus and includes:
- the pyrF gene encoding orotidine-5'-phosphate decarboxylase translates to MPSFSDRLAAAVRAKGPLCVGIDPRWEALPRAIRERHRVVLGADYQSAAWAFAEFGQRVLELVVPYCGIVKPQAAFFELFGPPGMVALQTLLARARRMNLVTILDAKRGDIASTATAYADAAFTGCAIDGSTLPVWDADALTINPYLGRDAVEPFLTAAKKGDRGVFVLVRTSNPGAGLFQDLVCNGKPVYRHVAEEVARWNAPTRGESGLGDVGAVVGATHPRELVELRAAMPDVWLLVPGYGAQGGTAADVKAAYRPDGLGAIVNSSRGVTFPFQPDDRDWEAQIVAAAQKAQAELRA
- a CDS encoding alpha/beta fold hydrolase, with amino-acid sequence MPVCTLPSGPTIGYDDTGGGSAPPLVLLHAFPLDRSMWQPQLAALAAHARVIAPDFPGFGESSPGAFTVDSAADLVAEFLGALGIGKAVVGGLSMGGYVALAFARRHADKLAGLILADTRAGVDDSSARENRTKSIELTREKGSAALFEGMAAKVLSDSTRDNKPEVVERLKGVAAKQPAESVIAALVALRDRPDANPGLKGVTVPTLVLVGEHDGVTPPLSSANLAAQIRGSTLIHIPGAGHLSNVENPDAFNAAVRNFLAATA